In the genome of Streptomyces pactum, one region contains:
- a CDS encoding thiolase family protein — protein MPRTARDVVFVDGVRTPFGKAGPKGIYHETRADDLVVKCIRELLRRNPDLDPARIDEVAIAATTQIGDQGLTLGRTAGILAGLPQSVPGYSIDRMCAGAMTAVTTTAGSIAFGAYDIVVAGGVEHMGRHPMGEGVDPNPRFVSEKLVDESALFMGMTAENLHDRLPHITKQRADEFAVRSQEKAAKAYANGKIQPDLVPISVRRTNPEGGETGWGLATADEPMRPGTTLENLAGLKTPFRPHGRVTAGNAAGLNDGATASLIAAEDVARELGLPVKMRLVSYAFAGVEPEVMGIGPVPATEKALAKAGLSIDDIGLFEINEAFAVQVLALLDHYGIADDDPRVNQYGGAIAFGHPLASSGVRLMTQLARQFEEQPHVRYGITTMCVGFGMGGTVIWENPHFDGGSK, from the coding sequence GTGCCTCGTACCGCTAGGGACGTCGTCTTCGTCGACGGCGTCCGGACCCCATTCGGCAAGGCGGGCCCGAAGGGCATCTACCACGAGACCCGCGCCGACGATCTGGTCGTCAAGTGCATCCGGGAGCTGCTGCGCCGCAACCCGGACCTGGACCCCGCCCGTATCGACGAGGTGGCCATCGCCGCCACCACCCAGATCGGCGACCAGGGTCTGACGCTGGGCCGCACCGCGGGCATCCTCGCCGGGCTGCCCCAGTCGGTGCCGGGCTACTCCATCGACCGCATGTGCGCCGGTGCGATGACCGCGGTGACCACCACCGCCGGGTCCATCGCCTTCGGCGCCTACGACATCGTGGTGGCCGGCGGTGTCGAGCACATGGGCCGCCACCCGATGGGCGAGGGCGTCGACCCCAACCCGCGCTTCGTGTCGGAGAAGCTGGTCGACGAGTCCGCGCTCTTCATGGGCATGACCGCGGAGAACCTCCACGACCGCCTGCCGCACATCACCAAGCAGCGCGCCGACGAGTTCGCGGTCCGCTCGCAGGAGAAGGCTGCCAAGGCGTACGCCAACGGCAAGATCCAGCCCGATCTGGTGCCGATCTCGGTGCGCCGCACCAACCCCGAGGGCGGCGAGACCGGCTGGGGCCTGGCCACCGCCGACGAGCCGATGCGCCCGGGCACCACGCTGGAGAACCTGGCCGGCCTGAAGACCCCGTTCCGCCCGCACGGCCGGGTCACCGCGGGCAACGCGGCCGGCCTCAACGACGGCGCCACCGCCTCGCTGATCGCCGCCGAGGACGTGGCGCGCGAGCTGGGCCTGCCGGTCAAGATGCGGCTGGTCTCCTACGCCTTCGCGGGCGTGGAGCCGGAGGTCATGGGCATCGGCCCGGTGCCGGCCACCGAGAAGGCGCTGGCCAAGGCCGGTCTGTCGATCGACGACATCGGCCTGTTCGAGATCAACGAGGCGTTCGCCGTGCAGGTCCTGGCGCTGCTGGACCACTACGGCATCGCCGACGACGACCCGCGCGTCAACCAGTACGGCGGCGCGATCGCCTTCGGCCACCCGCTGGCGTCCTCCGGCGTGCGCCTGATGACCCAGCTGGCGCGGCAGTTCGAGGAGCAGCCGCACGTCCGCTACGGCATCACCACCATGTGCGTCGGGTTCGGCATGGGCGGCACCGTGATCTGGGAGAACCCGCACTTCGACGGAGGCAGCAAGTGA